A window of the Juglans microcarpa x Juglans regia isolate MS1-56 chromosome 5D, Jm3101_v1.0, whole genome shotgun sequence genome harbors these coding sequences:
- the LOC121264375 gene encoding putative receptor-like protein kinase At4g00960 isoform X1 — translation MCYSKRLLLLGILLVLLFVTPMAQHCYQTGNYTSNSTYRANLVSLLASMSNNTKIDYGFYNFTAGENSDKVNAIALCRGDVTPDVCRSCINSTSQELLQSCPNQKEAIKWSDSGKCTVRYSNRSIFGVMEEQPMFAFYNTRNASDVEGFNNVLRPLLDRLRNSTALGNSIRKFALGSEAAPDFQTIYSLLQCTPDLNSLDCNNCLLKLSEYTSSCCNGQKVGGVFVTPSCYLRYETYSFYDPAAESPPPSPPPPPITQPVPPPPVLQLLPPTQGTYGKESNSSRTTIAIVVSVVVSAVLIFCMSCFYLFYLRVKKPRQKLESVDEISSADPLQFDIGTIKVATDNFSAANELGKGGFGIVYKGELPNGQEIAVKRLSKASQQGDLEFKNEVELVATLQHRNLVRLLGFCLEGKERLLVYEFVPNASLEKFIFDPNKSELMNWEMRNKIIEGIARGLLYLHEDSRLRIIHRDLKASNILLDADMNPKISDFGTARLFVPDQTQGNTSKIVGTFGYMPPEYVMHGQFSVKSDVFSFGVLVLEIVSGKKNNSSFQEENEAGSLLSYAWKNWREGTPSNLVDATLKVRSTTQIMRCIHIGLLCVQENVADRPTMAKVVLMFNSHSVTLPVPSRPAFLMHSTRSDVSSQLENSVGVTRPVTRRSRSIEASINKASISELDGR, via the exons ATGTGTTATTCAAAACGACTTTTATTGCTCGGCATCCTTCTTGTCTTACTTTTTGTTACTCCCATGGCTCAGCACTGTTATCAAACTGGTAACTACACCAGCAACAGTACCTACAGGGCAAACCTCGTTAGCCTCCTGGCCTCCATGTCCAACAACACGAAGATCGATTACGGATTTTACAATTTCACCGCCGGAGAAAATTCCGACAAAGTGAACGCGATTGCACTTTGTAGAGGAGACGTTACGCCGGATGTATGCCGTAGTTGTATCAATTCCACAAGTCAAGAACTCTTGCAGTCTTGTCCCAACCAGAAGGAAGCAATCAAATGGTCCGACTCCGGTAAATGTACTGTACGATACTCAAACAGATCTATATTTGGCGTTATGGAAGAGCAGCCTATGTTTGCTTTTTATAACACACGAAACGCATCCGACGTAGAAGGGTTCAACAACGTGCTAAGGCCCCTGCTAGATAGGCTAAGAAATAGCACCGCACTTGGAAATTCTATTCGCAAGTTCGCTCTGGGAAGCGAGGCAGCCCCAGACTTCCAAACAATCTATTCACTTTTGCAGTGTACTCCTGATTTGAACTCATTGGACTGCAACAACTGCCTGCTGAAGTTATCTGAATATACGTCATCTTGTTGTAATGGTCAAAAGGTGGGAGGAGTATTCGTAACACCAAGTTGTTATTTAAGGTATGAGACATACAGTTTCTATGACCCTGCAGCTGAGTCACCACCTCCGTCGCCTCCGCCACCGCCTATAACGCAGCCAGTTCCCCCCCCACCAGTACTACAACTGCTTCCACCCACACAAGGTACGTATG GGAAGGAAAGTAACTCATCAAGAACTACAATTGCTATAGTGGTGTCGGTTGTTGTTTCTGCTGTACTAATCTTCTGCATGTCATGTTTCTACCTCTTCTATTTAAGAGTGAAGAAGCCAAGGCAAAAACTTGAAA GCGTGGATGAAATTAGTAGTGCCGATCCCTTGCAATTTGACATCGGGACAATTAAAGTTGCTACGGACAACTTTTCTGCTGCAAACGAGCTTGGAAAAGGTGGATTTGGTATTGTTTACAAG GGTGAGCTTCCAAATGGACAAGAAATAGCTGTGAAGAGGTTGTCCAAGGCTTCTCAACAAGGAGATCTAGAATTTAAGAATGAGGTCGAGTTAGTGGCAACGCTTCAACACAGGAATTTGGTAAGGCTCCTAGGATTCTGTttggaaggaaaggaaagacTTCTAGTCTATGAGTTTGTACCTAATGCAAGCCTCGAAAAGTTCATATTTG ATCCAAACAAGAGTGAACTAATGAATTGGGAAATGCGTAACAAAATTATAGAAGGCATAGCTCGAGGACTTCTTTACCTTCACGAAGATTCGCGACTTCGTATAATTCATCGTGATCTCAAGGCTAGCAACATTTTGTTAGATGCAGATATGAATCCAAAGATTTCAGATTTCGGCACGGCAAGATTGTTTGTACCAGATCAAACTCAAGGCAATACGAGCAAAATTGTGGGGACCTT CGGATACATGCCTCCAGAATATGTAATGCACGGACAATTTTCAGTAAAATCTGATGTGTTTAGTTTTGGCGTGTTGGTTTTGGAGATTGTGAGcggtaaaaaaaataactccAGTTTTCAGGAAGAGAATGAAGCTGGCAGCCTTCTAAGTTAT GCATGGAAAAACTGGAGGGAGGGAACACCCTCAAATCTTGTAGATGCCACATTAAAGGTCAGGTCAACAACTCAAATAATGAGATGCATCCACATTGGATTATTATGTGTTCAAGAAAATGTGGCTGACAGACCAACCATGGCTAAAGTCGTCCTCATGTTTAATAGCCACTCTGTTACTCTACCAGTACCATCGAGACCTGCATTTCTTATGCACAGCACTAGATCAGATGTGTCATCCCAATTGGAGAACAGTGTTGGGGTAACAAGACCAGTTACTCGTCGAAGTAGATCTATCGAAGCCTCAATAAACAAAGCTTCAATATCTGAGCTAGATGGTCGCTAA
- the LOC121264375 gene encoding putative receptor-like protein kinase At4g00960 isoform X3 has product MCYSKRLLLLGILLVLLFVTPMAQHCYQTGNYTSNSTYRANLVSLLASMSNNTKIDYGFYNFTAGENSDKVNAIALCRGDVTPDVCRSCINSTSQELLQSCPNQKEAIKWSDSGKCTVRYSNRSIFGVMEEQPMFAFYNTRNASDVEGFNNVLRPLLDRLRNSTALGNSIRKFALGSEAAPDFQTIYSLLQCTPDLNSLDCNNCLLKLSEYTSSCCNGQKVGGVFVTPSCYLRYETYSFYDPAAESPPPSPPPPPITQPVPPPPVLQLLPPTQGKESNSSRTTIAIVVSVVVSAVLIFCMSCFYLFYLRVKKPRQKLESVDEISSADPLQFDIGTIKVATDNFSAANELGKGGFGIVYKGELPNGQEIAVKRLSKASQQGDLEFKNEVELVATLQHRNLVRLLGFCLEGKERLLVYEFVPNASLEKFIFDPNKSELMNWEMRNKIIEGIARGLLYLHEDSRLRIIHRDLKASNILLDADMNPKISDFGTARLFVPDQTQGNTSKIVGTFGYMPPEYVMHGQFSVKSDVFSFGVLVLEIVSGKKNNSSFQEENEAGSLLSYAWKNWREGTPSNLVDATLKVRSTTQIMRCIHIGLLCVQENVADRPTMAKVVLMFNSHSVTLPVPSRPAFLMHSTRSDVSSQLENSVGVTRPVTRRSRSIEASINKASISELDGR; this is encoded by the exons ATGTGTTATTCAAAACGACTTTTATTGCTCGGCATCCTTCTTGTCTTACTTTTTGTTACTCCCATGGCTCAGCACTGTTATCAAACTGGTAACTACACCAGCAACAGTACCTACAGGGCAAACCTCGTTAGCCTCCTGGCCTCCATGTCCAACAACACGAAGATCGATTACGGATTTTACAATTTCACCGCCGGAGAAAATTCCGACAAAGTGAACGCGATTGCACTTTGTAGAGGAGACGTTACGCCGGATGTATGCCGTAGTTGTATCAATTCCACAAGTCAAGAACTCTTGCAGTCTTGTCCCAACCAGAAGGAAGCAATCAAATGGTCCGACTCCGGTAAATGTACTGTACGATACTCAAACAGATCTATATTTGGCGTTATGGAAGAGCAGCCTATGTTTGCTTTTTATAACACACGAAACGCATCCGACGTAGAAGGGTTCAACAACGTGCTAAGGCCCCTGCTAGATAGGCTAAGAAATAGCACCGCACTTGGAAATTCTATTCGCAAGTTCGCTCTGGGAAGCGAGGCAGCCCCAGACTTCCAAACAATCTATTCACTTTTGCAGTGTACTCCTGATTTGAACTCATTGGACTGCAACAACTGCCTGCTGAAGTTATCTGAATATACGTCATCTTGTTGTAATGGTCAAAAGGTGGGAGGAGTATTCGTAACACCAAGTTGTTATTTAAGGTATGAGACATACAGTTTCTATGACCCTGCAGCTGAGTCACCACCTCCGTCGCCTCCGCCACCGCCTATAACGCAGCCAGTTCCCCCCCCACCAGTACTACAACTGCTTCCACCCACACAAG GGAAGGAAAGTAACTCATCAAGAACTACAATTGCTATAGTGGTGTCGGTTGTTGTTTCTGCTGTACTAATCTTCTGCATGTCATGTTTCTACCTCTTCTATTTAAGAGTGAAGAAGCCAAGGCAAAAACTTGAAA GCGTGGATGAAATTAGTAGTGCCGATCCCTTGCAATTTGACATCGGGACAATTAAAGTTGCTACGGACAACTTTTCTGCTGCAAACGAGCTTGGAAAAGGTGGATTTGGTATTGTTTACAAG GGTGAGCTTCCAAATGGACAAGAAATAGCTGTGAAGAGGTTGTCCAAGGCTTCTCAACAAGGAGATCTAGAATTTAAGAATGAGGTCGAGTTAGTGGCAACGCTTCAACACAGGAATTTGGTAAGGCTCCTAGGATTCTGTttggaaggaaaggaaagacTTCTAGTCTATGAGTTTGTACCTAATGCAAGCCTCGAAAAGTTCATATTTG ATCCAAACAAGAGTGAACTAATGAATTGGGAAATGCGTAACAAAATTATAGAAGGCATAGCTCGAGGACTTCTTTACCTTCACGAAGATTCGCGACTTCGTATAATTCATCGTGATCTCAAGGCTAGCAACATTTTGTTAGATGCAGATATGAATCCAAAGATTTCAGATTTCGGCACGGCAAGATTGTTTGTACCAGATCAAACTCAAGGCAATACGAGCAAAATTGTGGGGACCTT CGGATACATGCCTCCAGAATATGTAATGCACGGACAATTTTCAGTAAAATCTGATGTGTTTAGTTTTGGCGTGTTGGTTTTGGAGATTGTGAGcggtaaaaaaaataactccAGTTTTCAGGAAGAGAATGAAGCTGGCAGCCTTCTAAGTTAT GCATGGAAAAACTGGAGGGAGGGAACACCCTCAAATCTTGTAGATGCCACATTAAAGGTCAGGTCAACAACTCAAATAATGAGATGCATCCACATTGGATTATTATGTGTTCAAGAAAATGTGGCTGACAGACCAACCATGGCTAAAGTCGTCCTCATGTTTAATAGCCACTCTGTTACTCTACCAGTACCATCGAGACCTGCATTTCTTATGCACAGCACTAGATCAGATGTGTCATCCCAATTGGAGAACAGTGTTGGGGTAACAAGACCAGTTACTCGTCGAAGTAGATCTATCGAAGCCTCAATAAACAAAGCTTCAATATCTGAGCTAGATGGTCGCTAA
- the LOC121266404 gene encoding vesicle-associated membrane protein 722-like — MALFSCACVVIFFFFCASEPYTHTAETSSGVATSDGFYSPEFRGDFGAGLLDLHAMDDTELLSEECFVESVALRTKIENHGMDIVLVAQRRQIPIAFCKRIKEDFTQRHGGGKAATTVANSLNKILLPKFKEQMQYCVDHPKEISNLAKVKAQVSEVKGVMMENIEKVLDRGEKIELLVDETENLHSQVSDFVLLIFLFLHVF, encoded by the exons atgGCTTTATTTTCATGTGCTTGTGttgttatctttttctttttttgtgctTCTGAGCCATACACGCATACTGCCGAAACTTCAAGTGGGGTAGCCACATCTGATGGGTTTTATTCTCCGGAGTTTAGGGGTGATTTTGGTGCTGGGCTTTTGGATCTCCATGCTATGGATGATACAGAGCTTCTGTCTGAGGAATGTTTCGTTGAAAG TGTAGCCTTGAGAACTAAGATTGAAAACCATGGAATGGATATAGTCCTTGTTGCTcaaa GGCGGCAGATTCCAATTGCCTTCTGTAAGCGAATCAAGGAGGATTTCACCCAGAGACATGGTGGAGGAAAAGCTGCAACAACAGTTGCCAACAGCCTCAACAAGATTCTTCT GCCCAAATTCAAGGAGCAGATGCAATATTGTGTAGATCATCCAAAGGAGATCAGCAACCTGGCTAAAGTGAAAGCTCAGGTTTCGGAAGTCAAAGGAGTTATGATGGAAAATATAGAGAAG GTTCTTGACCGTGGAGAAAAGATAGAGCTTCTGGTGGATGAAACAGAGAACCTTCATTCTCAGGTTAGTGACTTTGtattgttgatttttctttttctccatgtTTTTTAA
- the LOC121264690 gene encoding putative receptor-like protein kinase At4g00960 gives MARSFSEVMAASTIHEETHCGEGTYDWQQLRGEQTFTVTKDHDELDDDSCSPLLLTVTMGVRTKTCLVARNTVTLGEERAARNTVTATEKARGKRQEDHSCASYAVGGRWSPCKLTDTSVWASGTKRNSTTTRIVIVVVPTLVGIILVISIIYAFLRVRKRKDHFETMDEMGNEESLQFDFDVIRAATCEFSDANKVGKGGFGPVYEGKLPNGQEKAVKRLSRTSGQGNLEFTNEVVLVAKLQHRNLVRLLGFCLEGNERLLVYEFVPNSSLDRYIFDIEMNPKISDFGMARMCVLDQTEGSTNRIVGTYGYMAPEYAMLGRFSVKSDVFSFGVLMLELVSGQKITSFREGENIECLLSYAWKNWREGTAANLIDLTLRSAPLSEIIRCIHIGLLCVQANIADRLDMATVVLLLNSNSIALPLPTQPASSMQNGVPLATSMKLDTDCRPVSQYEVSITELDPR, from the exons ATGGCGAGGAGCTTCAGTGAAGTTATGGCGGCTAGTACTATTCATGAGGAAACTCACTGCGGCGAGGGAACATATGACTGGCAGCAACTTCGTGGCGAGCAAACGTTCACAGTGACAAAAGACCACGACGAGTTAGATGACGACTCATGTTCACCTCTTTTGCTCACGGTCACCATGGGAGTTCGTACAAAAACATGCTTGGTGGCGAGGAACACCGTGACGCTGGGCGAAGAGAGAGCAGCGAGGAACACTGTGACAGCTACAGAAAAGGCGAGAG GGAAACGGCAAGAAGATCACAGTTGTGCTTCGTATGCGGTTGGTGGGAGGTGGTCGCCCTGCAAGCTCACGGACACCAGTGTGTGGGCCTCCG GAACTAAGAGAAACAGTACTACAACTCGAATTGTCATCGTCGTTGTGCCCACTCTTGTTGGTATCATACTGGTCATCAGTATTATTTATGCATTTTTAAGAGTGAGGAAGCGCAAGGATCATTTTGAAA CCATGGATGAAATGGGAAACGAGGAATCCTTGCAATTCGATTTCGACGTTATTAGAGCTGCCACATGCGAATTTTCTGATGCAAATAAGGTTGGAAAAGGTGGATTTGGGCCCGTTTATGAG GGTAAGCTTCCCAATGGACAAGAGAAAGCAGTAAAAAGACTTTCGAGAACCTCAGGACAAGGAAATTTGGAATTCACGAATGAGGTTGTATTAGTGGCCAAGCTCCAACACCGAAATCTAGTAAGGCTCCTTGGATTTTGCTTGGAAGGGAATGAACGACTTCTTGTGTATGAGTTCGTACCTAACAGCAGCCTTGATCGCTACATATTTG atatagaaatgaATCCTAAGATTTCAGATTTCGGCATGGCAAGGATGTGTGTATTGGATCAGACTGAAGGCAGTACAAACAGAATTGTGGGGACCTA TGGATATATGGCACCGGAATATGCAATGCTTGGGCGATTCTCGGTCAAGTCAGATGTCTTTAGTTTTGGTGTGCTGATGCTGGAGCTCGTAAGTGGTCAAAAAATTACTTCTTTCCGTGAAGGGGAGAACATAGAGTGCCTTCTAAGCTAT GCTTGGAAAAACTGGAGAGAGG GGACAGCTGCGAATCTCATAGATCTCACATTGAGGAGTGCTCCACTGAGCGAAATCATACGATGTATTCACATTGGATTGTTGTGTGTTCAAGCAAATATTGCCGACAGACTAGACATGGCTACAGTTGTTCTCTTGCTTAATAGCAATTCCATTGCTCTCCCTTTGCCCACACAGCCCGCAAGTTCTATGCAAAATGGGGTTCCATTAGCCACATCAATGAAACTGGACACTGATTGCAGGCCAGTGAGTCAGTACGAGGTTTCGATTACGGAGTTAGATCCTAGGTAG